The genomic window ACATCAACGACTTCGTCGGCGAACTCGCCGATCGCGGGAAGACGGTCGTCTTCTCCGCGCACAACCTCTATCACGTCGAGGACGTCTGCGATCGCGTCGCGATCATGAACGAGGGCGACATCGTCGCCCGTGGCACGCTCGACGCGATCCGGGAGGAACACGGCCGGAGCGCCTACCACGTCTACACCGACGTGGCAATCGAGGGAAGCGTCCGGGAGAACGGGCGGTACAAGCGCGTCGTCACGGCCTACGACGACATCGAGCAGGTTCGGGATGCCGCCGACGCAGCGGGCGGCCGGGTGCTCGACGTGCGGACGGAGGGATCCAGCCTCGAGGAGATCTTCCTCGACCTCGCCGGCGACGACGAGGGATCGATCGGGAGCGATAGCCAGGAGGCCGAGCCGTGAGGCCGATCGCCGCGCCGAGCGGACCGAATCGACTGCAGACACGAGACGCAGGCCACCGGCGCAGGCCGCAAGCACGCAGCGAACCCACGCGGAGGGACGATCGGCAGTGAGCGCACGGAAGCTCCTCCGGATCGCGCGCTGGGAGGTGGCAACGAGCACCGGCACGATCGATCGCAAGACGGTCGCCGTCCTGCTCGTCGCGCTGCTCGCCGCCGCGGCGGGCGCACCGGCGATCACGAGCGGCGCCGGCCAGCTCGACGCCGGCCTCTACACCGTCGCCGTCGACGACGAGCACCCCTATTCGGACGCGATCGAGTCGCGAGACTCTCTGCGAATCGTCGACAGTGAGAACCGCGCGGACCTCGTCGTCACCGACGGTGACGTCCGCGTCGCCGACGGCACGAGCGGGGACGCCGCGCTGTCGGAACTCCGGGACGCGATCCGGTCGTACAACAACCGCAACCTCCGCGAGGAAGACGATCAGGCAGCGGCCTTCCCCGTGTTCGTCGACCTCGAGTTCGTCGAGGAGGCCGGGACGACGATCGGCGAGGACGGCACCAGCGACGGCGACACCACGGGCGATGGAACGAGCGACGGAACGGGCGATACCACCGGGGACGGCTCCGGGACCGATGGTGGCGGCTCCGGTGAAACGGACGGATCCGCCGACGACAGCGACGGCACCACCGACGACGGCAGCATCGGAGGCAGCACCGGTAGCAGCGACGGGCGACTCCCCGTGCCCGACGTCGGCGTGGGCGGCAGCGGCGCCCAGAGCGGCACGCCCGGGGACATCTCGGCGCCGTTCCCCTTCGCCTCGCTCGTGCTCGCCTTCCTGTTCGTCCTCCCGATGAACTTCGTGATCCAGGCCTACGGCTCGACGATCATGGACGAACGGCGCAACCGTCGGGGCGAACTCCTGCTCGTCGCGCCGGTCACTCGCACCGACGTCGTCGGCGGGAAGACCCTGCCCTACGTCGGCGGGATCGCCGCGGTCACCGTGACCATCGCCGCGCTGGTCGGCGGCGGGCCGCTCTCCGTCCTGGCCGTCATGCCGATCGGCCTGCTCTTCCTCGGGCTCACGTTCGTCGCCGCGATGTTCGCTCGCTCCTACAAGGAGTTGACCTTCCTCACCGTCTCGATCAGCGTCTTCGTCACGAGCTTCGTGTTCGTGCCGGCGATCTTCACCGACGTGACGCCGATCGCGCTGATCTCGCCGCTGACCCTGGTAGTGATCGACCTGAAAGGGAGCGCAGTCGACGCCGGCGGCGTGCTCTTCGCGACCGGCCCGTCGCTGCTCGCGAGCGGCGTGCTGTTCGGCCTTGGCATCGGCATCTACCGCGAGGAGGACATGTTCACGCAGGTGCCCGTCCACGGGAAGGCCCTCGACGCGCTCGCGGCGTGGATTCACCGCCCGCGTCACGTCGCCGCGATGACCGCGCTGTTCATCCCGTTCGTGTTCGTCCTCGAACTCCTCGCCGTCGCCGTCCTGTTCGCGCTCCCGCTCGCCGTCTCGCTCCCCGCGATCCTCGTCCTCGTCGCCGTGGTCGAGGAGGTCGCCAAGAGTCTCCACGTGTTCGCCGCCTTCGAGCACGATCGCTTCGATCGTGCCCTCCCCACCGCGCTCGGCCTCGGCCTGGCCAGCGGCGCGGGCTTCTTCCTCGCGGAGAAGGCCACGCACGCGATCCAGCTCGTCGGGCTCGACCAGCTCGAGGTCGGGCAGGCCGCGTTCGCGCCCTCGACGGGCGTCGGCCCCGCACTCGCAGTCGCGCTCTTCCTCGCGCCGCTTGTGCTCCACGGCGTCACGGCCGCGAT from Salinarchaeum sp. Harcht-Bsk1 includes these protein-coding regions:
- a CDS encoding ABC transporter permease yields the protein MSARKLLRIARWEVATSTGTIDRKTVAVLLVALLAAAAGAPAITSGAGQLDAGLYTVAVDDEHPYSDAIESRDSLRIVDSENRADLVVTDGDVRVADGTSGDAALSELRDAIRSYNNRNLREEDDQAAAFPVFVDLEFVEEAGTTIGEDGTSDGDTTGDGTSDGTGDTTGDGSGTDGGGSGETDGSADDSDGTTDDGSIGGSTGSSDGRLPVPDVGVGGSGAQSGTPGDISAPFPFASLVLAFLFVLPMNFVIQAYGSTIMDERRNRRGELLLVAPVTRTDVVGGKTLPYVGGIAAVTVTIAALVGGGPLSVLAVMPIGLLFLGLTFVAAMFARSYKELTFLTVSISVFVTSFVFVPAIFTDVTPIALISPLTLVVIDLKGSAVDAGGVLFATGPSLLASGVLFGLGIGIYREEDMFTQVPVHGKALDALAAWIHRPRHVAAMTALFIPFVFVLELLAVAVLFALPLAVSLPAILVLVAVVEEVAKSLHVFAAFEHDRFDRALPTALGLGLASGAGFFLAEKATHAIQLVGLDQLEVGQAAFAPSTGVGPALAVALFLAPLVLHGVTAAISAVGASENAKTYGSALAVAILVHAGYNLGVILLVA